GGCCAATATAGGAAATGACAAGGAGCCACTAAaaccttttacatttaaatgaggtgGGTTTCGTTATAGAAACCTGTTTGGGCGTGCTTTAGGAGAGAGCCCTGCTAAATTAATGCATTAATCTagttaatcagttatttatttgccatttttcttatttatacacccatttattatgtttatatattatatatatatattatatatatttatatatattatatatatatatatatatatataatgaataaatgtgtgtgtgtgtgttcaattcATTTgggtttaataattttataaagggTCGACTTTACCACTAGCAGAATATTTGGCCAACCACAAATAAATGTGATCATTTGCTATTGCTATATGTAAACATGTGCTATATTGGGAAAAAAGTATGTGTCACTCTATCTTGCATAATTCTGAGCcctatatagtttttttttttctttataaaaaaaagttttaagagaTACAGTACCAGATTGAAGCCTGAATTTGCCAAATTTTTAATTACCTAAAGTAATAAAAAGCACCCTCTTGTGAGTGTCTTGATAGCTTAATCCGACCCTGAGTGACACCTAAAATAGTAAGAGTGTAATCAAGTGGTTCAGCTTATATTAAAGAGACCCAGGGATCTTTGGTCAGCCCTCATTTCAAACCTGACTCGAAAGAAACACGGGCCATTACTTTTTcattaagaagaaaaacaagagtTAATTCCTGCTGTGTTGACCCATTCCACACTGGCTGAGATTCAGAGGCACGGGGGTGGGTTACTGGGACATAGGGGGCTGTGCTTTAGAAAAACAGTGGGGTCTGAGGGGCGGAGATGAAGGGATGAGGAGGGGACGAAGGTTAAATAGGCTGGGTAGCTCTCCCCcttcacttaaacacacactctctccctctctctgtttctcctgCTACCCATGTGTGCATGGTACAGAACTTCACATCGAGACCTCAGTTCACACAGGAAAGGCAACAACTTTCTGCAGTTTTAAAAACACACCTGGACTAAAGGAAGACTTAAGAGGACTTTTTGAAAACTTCTTGGAATCCAGACAGCTTTTAACTTTTGCCCAATGGATCCCACGGAATACCCAGACAGCTATGATTATTATGAAGACAACGAGACAGCGTGTGACTACTCAGAGTGGGAGCCATCCTACTCACTCATCCCTGTTCTCTACATGCTCATTTTCATCCTAGGTCTGTCTGGAAACGGGATGGTCATCTTCACCATGTGGCGTTCGGCCAAGTCCAAGCGCCGTGCTGCAGATGTCTACATTGGTAACCTGGCTCTGGCTGACCTGACCTTTGTGGTGACCCTGCCACTGTGGGCTGCGTACACGGCCCTTGGGTACCACTGGCCCTTCGGTGTGGCACTCTGCAAGATCAGCAGCTATGTGGTGCTAGTGAACATGTATGCCAGTGTCTTTTGCCTCACTTGCTTGAGCTTTGATCGTTACCTGGCCATTGTGCACTCACTGAGCAGCAACCGTCTTCGATCCCGAGGCACAGTGATGGTATCACTTGGTGTCATTTGGCTGCTTTCTGGGACTCTTGCTGCGCCCACTCTGCTCTTTCGTACCACAGTGGATGATGCCGTCAGCAACCGCACCACCTGTGCCATGGACTTCAGCCTGGTGACCCTGAATCAACGCCATGAGTCACTTTGGATCGCAGGTTTGAGCTTGTCATCCTCAGCTCTTGGCTTCTTACTCCCTTTTATGGCTATGACTGTGTGCTACTGCTTAATTGGCTGCACGGTGGCACGCCACTTTGGCCACCTACGCAAAGAGGACCAGAAGAAGCGGCGCCTCCTGAAGATCATTACCACCTTAGTGGTAGTGTTTGCCCTCTGCTGGACGCCTTTCCATGTTCTAAAAAGCATGGATGCTCTGTCATATCTGGGGCTGGCTCCAACATCCTGTGGTTTTCTCCACTTCCTGCTGCTGGCACACCCGTATGCTACCTGCCTGGCGTACATCAACAGCTGTCTCAACCCGTTCCTCTATGCCTTCTTTGACCTACGCTTCCGGTCACGGTGCCTCTGCCTCCTCAGCCTGAAAAAGGTTGTGCACGGTCACGTCAGCTCTGCCTCATCCACACTCAGTGCACAGACCCAGAAGTCCGAGTTGCATTCGCTTGCCACCAAAGTGTGAGGTGAAAGAGAGCAGAAGGAGACTAGGGGAAGTATAAAAAGTGGAGGTGAGAAGAGTAATGGGGAGCAACCAGACGGCTGGTCCATTCTGGTGGCTTGACTCATCCAGGCTGAGCCTCAAAGAAGAATATTATAATTACTAAAAAGATAAAGGACTTTTGAGTCTCTCTATGTATCCATGTCAAGATATGGTCCATATTATGTACAGTGTATAGATAATACTCCCAGGGTTGTGTATTCTACTGTATGAACAGtggtgtataagtgtgtgtatgcgaaCTGCATGGGGAGGACTTTTGAGGAGAAACTATTTTTGCATCCTGCTTCAATTTCCAAAACTCCACCAAGGTGACAACAGAGAAATCTAAGACTTCCATGTGATtctgtgaatgtgtgagtgtttatgtACACTGGTCTATGACTAcaaattgtacagtattttcatACTTCAAAAACATCTTTAGCATCTGTAGCACTTGTGTAAAGtgaagataaaaatgtatgagTTTGTATAATGAGCCCTTCTTACTGGCTGTGCTCGTGTGTTTGCTGATGAAAGCTTCAAagcatgaatgtgtgtgtgtgtgtgtgtgtgtgtgagtgtgtgtatgcagggGGGCAAGTAACTAAAGTAAAGGTGTTGCAGCTTAATTAGATAGTTTAAAGAGTGGTCAAAgacacaggaggaggaggaggtggagacggggcagacagacagatggcaGCTGACAAATGTCTCTTGGAACGGGAGGCAGGTGAGGAAGGCAGGAGGGGGTCAGTGTGGTGGAGCACTCCAGATAAAGTCGGGCtcatgaaatcttttttttttttttccctgaatttTCTGTAACTAACTactgtattaaatatattatgaaGCAAAGTAATACTTGCGTCTTGATCTTTTTCCATATGAAGGATATTGATGTGTTAACAATTATCAGTTAATGTAGAGAGGGCAATTTATCAGACCCACGCAATGcggaaacatttaaaaagcacaGGCATACATCCGTTGAGTTGCACGAAATTTACAAATGTCATgacaaacaagtttaaataatggGGGTAGagctgtaattaaattaatttcttttactaCAAGGAAAATTATTGTTTAGCATGTAATTAAATGGTCATTTTATTTGCCAGTCCTTAAAAACCTACctgaattaaataataaaagatgaaataatGTGATAGAAATATGCGTAATTGCATATTAAGACACAGTTACAGAACTTTTATTGTGTGATTGTTATATATCTTTCATTGTCATATAAAGGCTATTCAGAATACGAAATTCATATTAAATGCATTCAAAAGAGATGGAAATCCTGAACCCAGGGCAAACAGCAGTTTTACAAGGGGGATGGTTTTTGTCATTTGTTGTAACCATGCTCTCGTATGTCCTCCTACCCACCCCCAAATCAGGTCCTGTAAGcaaaagcattatttaaaagTGCTGAGACTTCATTTCGGGTCTCTTCTatacataaacatgtttaatgaaataaagaaaatgacacttatttataaatatatattacagttaatagagtttaatgttaaaatcaaataaatatttaaatgcaaattacaaAAAGCAGGCAGAGGAATTGCTCTTTTACagtagtggattttttttttctacagtcaCTGAAAAAAAGTTCCAATCCCAAATGATTACATGTTTAGACATGTAGTAGGTTTAATTACACTGGAGCCCTGTGTAATTTAATGCAGGTTGGTGCAAATGTTTGCGTACCCTCgggataaaataataaagacacaaaaaatgtgtctaaagcaaaaaaatactTAGTGTTTTAGGTTTCATGTTTGTTCACTCATTTTTTAGAAGTACCAAAAAGATCAAACAGtgtatgttaaaatatttatagttaAAAAGACACTTATagctaaaaaagaaatacaacaaacagtGAGCTCATATAACATGTAGCAGGTTGTTAAGTTACTATTGGCTTGAAAATAACAGGCAGGCGGACAACCCGATATAAATTTATGAACTGGTAAGCATAATTAATGCATCATTATAAGGCATTATTAAGTTAGGAAATGTATCACTTTAACTGTATTATGGATTTTATGGATATCTTTAAGTATTTATAACTTTAGAAAAAAGTTACAACAGCTTTTTAaccactgatttatttttattttattcataaattgGGTGATGTGCAAACTTTGCACTTGTGCTTAATTCATCTCTGAGACCAAAAGGTTAGTGCTTCTTTATTAGaataattagattaaaaaaaaattaaatgtgcaaGTGATAAATCACTAGATGCCACTTAAGTAAAATAACGATTTGTTGACGCATTTATTAATTGTGCAGTCTTGAAGGAATTAAAGGTGTTAAGGTGGCAAATTTCCTGCGTCTAAATATGCTGTACTACCTATATGTTTAGTTTACACTCTCATCAGATTACAGTAAGCTACATAATCAGCTGAGAATATTTTCTTATATGTCAGTAGTCAGTGGCGTTTCGGTCGCTTTCATGTTgtttggaaaaaagaaaattgtttctttttcagttACTGGTTTTGAATAGAATTTGACTTGTGTGTGTATCCGAGTTTAGCTAAGAAACTGTCCCATCTCCATCTATGATAGATGAAACTTTAAGGGTGGAGTGGGCCTGCTTCTCCAGAGACACCAGTTCAAGATCAGGTCCAACaggaactctctctctctctctctctctctctctctctctctctcgtacaCACCCAACATGTGGTCAAAATAATGATGATTTATTTCACCCATTATAACCTCCGACTCCCAAAAAATAAGCTGAAATGAACCTtgtctttttttggggggtgcgCGCGTGTCCATGCATTGTAAATTTGACATTTTCGGTTAAcaagtatttatttcttttctgtttctgACTTCGGATCAGAATTTTAATgcataagttaaataaatagaaaataataaagttaaaataaactaGCAAAATCGCTTACTCTGCTATCACGATTCTAATTTAGTGGCAAGTCAAAGCAtcatttttatgtgtttgtgtgcttgtgaatatttaaaatatctatTGTCTGTTATTTGGTATTGGAAGCAAACTTGTGTGGCGGAAAACTGTGTTTAAGCAAGTACATGAAAACACAAGAGCAAACCAGAATGCATATTGAGAAGCGCTGAGTATTTGTTTCCTGTGAAGATGAATGACCAGCACAGAAAACAGGGAGGGGtggaataaacacacacacacacacacacacacacacagcaagctTGTCTCTCTTCACTGAAGCAGATCTGCCATCAAATGCAGATCAAAGCGATGAGGGAGAAACCCTGGATGTTCTTCGCCTATGTCACTGAACTCGGCCACATGAGAAGTGTTAATCccaaaataaacattactgGATTCTTTTTGGCCAATTTGTCAGTGGAGCGCACATATGCATATGTGATCTGGGAGACAAAGATATAACGAGGTAATCTGATCGGTTAAGAAATTTGGTCAGTGATGTCATCTAAGAAAATAAGCCTTAATATCGAGCTTAGCGAGGGGCTAACCTGTTAACTTTCACACTGAGCTGAGCATCTGGCATAATGACTGTAATCATGATAGCTCAGTGATTAATGTCTTTTCAGGGTGATTATAAGGACGTGAGTTTAAATGCCATACTACCACAGATCCTCTAATACGCATCCAAGTAAAACAAGATTGAATTTCATGAAGGTTAGGGATTACATGACATATAACATTAggcaatgtatttttttttccagtgtgtGCACAGTGATGTCTCCAAAATGGATCTACAGGGTGATTGACTCGGAAGAGGATctgaatattctgtaataactctcgCTGGGACCAAGCAATCTGAACGAAACTACTACTTGGTATTTGGAGCTTCGAAGATACTGGGACGCCCCTGAGTCAGACTGATAAAGTAGGCGTCAGACAGCTATTGCGTAGTTTAACGCTGTACCCCTCCACTCGATCACTCAATATTCAGGGCCTCTTTCAAGCGAATTACCCTGTAGAACAAGACATACGAAAGAAACCTAGGACCTTAATGGCAATCTTTTAGGAAaggtttaaatattttgctaGTGTATTATAAAGTGTGATCATGAGACAGCTGATACACATGTTGTGATCTCGACTAGCCACCATATAAGGCAAAGctgaaaatgacaaaatgacaactaaatattaaaaaagtatttcagCCATCGCTCCAAATTGGCAACACGTTAGCAACAGTAGCTTATTGCTAATTCTAACTAATATCATTCAAGGTTTGCATTAGTAAGTCttgttatataaaaatgtacagcaaaTCTATGGGTGTGAACATTCTTCCCTGACAAATTCCCAGACATTTCTTGTATAAATGCTCCTGCTAATGATTATGCAGCTTGACAAATGAGATCTCCTGGGAAGAACTAGATTCCAGAGGAAACCTTTCCTCCTCTTTTGCGGGACATTGGACACTGGACAGTGGGATTATAAATCATTACTCTTCTCCAGTTTTACACTGTACAGAAAAACATACCAAGCATAagactttaaattttttgttgtttggcCTTCTTTTATGAATTGGGATGAATTGTGCACAAGACAGACTAAGA
This region of Clarias gariepinus isolate MV-2021 ecotype Netherlands chromosome 9, CGAR_prim_01v2, whole genome shotgun sequence genomic DNA includes:
- the aplnra gene encoding apelin receptor A, producing the protein MDPTEYPDSYDYYEDNETACDYSEWEPSYSLIPVLYMLIFILGLSGNGMVIFTMWRSAKSKRRAADVYIGNLALADLTFVVTLPLWAAYTALGYHWPFGVALCKISSYVVLVNMYASVFCLTCLSFDRYLAIVHSLSSNRLRSRGTVMVSLGVIWLLSGTLAAPTLLFRTTVDDAVSNRTTCAMDFSLVTLNQRHESLWIAGLSLSSSALGFLLPFMAMTVCYCLIGCTVARHFGHLRKEDQKKRRLLKIITTLVVVFALCWTPFHVLKSMDALSYLGLAPTSCGFLHFLLLAHPYATCLAYINSCLNPFLYAFFDLRFRSRCLCLLSLKKVVHGHVSSASSTLSAQTQKSELHSLATKV